The sequence GGAATTCAAAAAAAGAGATATAATAAGACCCTATATAACAGTAACACGGTCACTTGAAGCGGTATATAATATTCCTCTTGTAATTGAAGCCTTTATGGAAATAAAGAAGAAGTATAAAAATGCAAAATTATGTATTATTGGAGATGGCTCATTAAAAGAAAAACTAAAAAATAAAGTAAAAGTATTAGGTATAAAAGATATTGAATTTGTTGGCAAAGTAAAAAATTCTGAAATAGGAAAAGAATTAAATAAATCAGATATTTTTATTAATCCTACAACAAAGGATAGTTTTTCTGTCTCGATGTTTGAAGCATTTGCTTGTGGCTTACCTGTTATTTCAACAAATGTTGGTGCAATTCCGAATTATTTAATTGATGGTGAAAATGGAATGCTAATAGATCCTGGCAGTGTTGAACAGTTAATATCAAAAATTGAATATATTTTGGGAAATCAAGTAGATACCCAGATAATCATTGCAAATGCTTATAAAGCTTTACAAAAATATACTTTAAGGAATCTAAAAAATAAATATATAGAAATATATAAATGAGGAATTTATGAGCATAAGAAATACACTCACCGAAAACATCATTCTGCCATTAAGCGATATTGCACTCGGGCAATCTGTTTACAAGTATTTTAAATTTTTACTTAAAAGCCAATGTTGGTCTGAATCTGAATTAAAAGAATATCAAAATGAAAAAATTATTATCTAATTATAAAAGATTATTTATAAATGAGTAAATTGTATTCAAATTTATTAAAAAATTTGGTCATGCCATTAGCTGACAAGGTGATGCATACGAGAATAATGAATTATTATCAATTGATCAAAAAAATGCAAACTTGGTCAAAAGAAGATGTTTTTAATTGGCAAAATGAAAAATTACATGATTTAATACATTATGCTTATAATAACACAAAATACTATAAGATGATTTTCGATGAGAATAGAATAAACCCTAATGATATTAAAAATATAGAAGATTTAAAAATTATTCCTACTTTAACCAAAAAAAATGTAATAGATAATTATAATAGATTGATTGCTAAAGACATTTCTCAAATTCCTCATATTATGTCTTCAACTGGTGGTTCTACAGGTAATCCAATGAAATTTTTATTAGATAAATCATCCTGGAGCTTTTCAAAAGCGCATAATATAATTAATTGGGAGAGAACGGAATATAAGTACGGTGATAAATATATTGCTTTAGGCAGTACATCGCTTTTTGTAAACAAATCAAAGTCTTTGAAACATGAGTTATATTATAAATTAAAAAATAAGATTGGATTGAATGGTATTAATATGTCTAATGATATTTGTGAAAATTATATTGAATTAATTAAAAAGAAAAAAATTAGATATATATACGGTTATGCTTCAGCAATTTATTTACTCGCAAAATATGTTTCAGAAAATAACTTTAATATTGATATTTCTGCTTGTTTTCCAACTTCTGAAATTTTAACAGATTTATACCGAGATACAATTGAAAAAGCTTTTAATTGTCAGATTATCAATTGCTATGGGGCAAATGATGGAGGTATTACCGCTTTTGAGGTTGAAAAAGGTTTTTTTGAAGTTGGTTATAACTCTATCATTAATCTAAAAGATAAAAATAATACGGGTTCTGCCTTGCTAACAGATCTACTTAATTATGCGATGCCATTAATAAATTATCAATTAGGTGATGAGTTGCAAATTGATGTAGAAAAGAATAAAACATATTCATATAATGGGCAAGTTATAAATAAGGTTTTTGGTAGAATTTCTGATGTTTTGCGATTAGAGAACGGAGTAGTTTTAACAGGACCCGGTTTTACAATCCTATTTAAAGATTTACCGGTTGAAGCATATAGCATTGAAAAGAATGGTTATAATTCATTGTTATGTAATATAAAAAAACAAACTCATTATGAAAAAGAACATGAGAATCTGATTATTTCAACTTTAAAAAAGCAGGCTGGTAAAGAGGCAAAAATTTCTATTAAATATTTAGATGAATTTGAATTAACGAAAAGTGGGAAAAAAAGATATTTTATTGCTAATTAAAAATGTGAAATACTATGAAAATGAATTTCTATATCTGTCCCCGATATCCATTAGTCACAATAGTCAAAGATATTTGATTCGATGAAAACAGGGAATGCAAATATAGCAAAATCCATGATGAATTGGAAAAAACACATCCTTTTAGGGCAAGGGATTAAGATAGAATAGGACAGAATGATAGCTAAATTAAAAAAGAGGAGCGTATGAAAAAATATGATTGCATTGAAAGTGTGAGAGGAGGAAAGTATAGTATCTATACGATACTCATAGTAAAAAGATTAGGATTTAAGACCTTTGGCTATAAATTTGGATAATGGCTTTAATTCCAATATTGCAGTCCAGAATATTTATAGAATAACAAAAGCTTTATCTATTGATCTATAAACATATGTGATAGATTATGAGGAGATAAAAGACTTGTTAAGGTCTTATCTAAAAGCTCGTCTGCCTTGGATTGATACTCCAACGGATATAGCTATTAAAGCAGTAATATATAAAATAGCATTAAAAGAGAACATTAAATTTATAATTCGGGGGAATGATTTTAGATCTGAAGGAAAACAACCTAAAAAATGGACTTATGCAGATACAAAACAATTAAAATATGTTCATAAAAAATTCGGGAGGAATATTACGTTAAAATCTTATCCGATGTTATCATTTTCTAAAATTATATATATGCTGGCTTAATTAAAAAGGTTAAAGACGTAAGACCTTTTTATTACTTAGACTATCAAAAGCAATCAGCAAAGGTCTTATTACAAGAGAAATATGGATGGGAAGATTATGGAGGACATCATCACGAGAATTTATTTACAAAGTTTGTAATGGCATATTGGCTTCCAAAAAAATTCAATATCGATAAACGTATAATAAACCTTTCTGCATAAATTTTGTCAGGTGCAATATCGAGGGAATTAGCATTGGATTTAATAAAACAGCCATTTGGTAGTGAGAAGGAACTTGAAGAATTAAAACAATATACAAATAAAAAGTTGGATTTGTCTGAACAGGAATTTATTGAGTTATGGAATGCCCCTAATTAAAAAACATTTGATTATCCTTTAAATTACAAATTAATCTTCGGTCTTTCTAATAGGTTTGGCTCAGTAATCAGAAAACTTTACGCATTTACTCCAATGTCAATAACAGAAAGAGAAATTATAACTTAAATGGGTGAATAATCACTTATTATAAAGTACAAACATAATATTAAACCCAAACAGTTTAATAATCACACAAATATATGAAAATTTTATTCCACATAGCGCATCCTGCGCAATACCATATGTTTAAATATGTAATACAAAATTTAATCGCAAAAGGGCATACCATAAAGATAACGATTAACACGAAAGATATACTGGAGCAACTGCTAATTGCTGATGGCATACAATACGAGAATATTCTACCAAAACACAGGAAATATAATACAAAACTATCTACACTGTTAACATTAATAAAAAAAGATATCAAAATTCTTCACACACAGATTAAGGGAAATTATGATTTAATGGTTGGCACAGAAACAGCGCTTTCCCATGTCGGTTGGCTCTTTCGAAAGCCGGCATTAATCATGGATGAGGATGATGTATCGGTAGTATCTGTAGCAGCCAAAATTTCATTCCCATTTGCAACGCATATAGTATCCCCAGTTACATGTAATTTAGGAAAATGGTCAAGGAAAAAAATATCATATAATGGTTTTCAAAAAACTGCTTATCTACATCCTGAATATTTTAAGCCACAAGAAGAAATTGTAAGCAAAGTCATTAACAAAAATGAAAGGTTTTTTTTGATAAGAGTATCTGGCTTATCAGCATATCATGACAATGGTATTAAAGGATTCACAGAAGAAATAGTTCGGAAAATTATTGAAATACTCACCCCTCATGGTAAAGTTCTTCTAAGCACAGAACGTAAATTGTCAGAGGATTTAAGTCAGTATCTTTTTAAAACAGAAGTTAATAATATACACCATTTCCTTTATTATGCTGATTTCTTAATCGCAGATAGTCAAAGCATGTGTGTTGAAGCTGCAATTTTAGGCACTCCATCTATTAGATTTAGTGATTTTGTTGGTAAAATTGGTGTTTTAGAGGAACTAGAACATAAATATGGTTTAACTTTTGGTATTCGGGTTACACAACAGGATAAGCTTTGCGAAAAAGTAAATGATTTATTGCAAATTAAAAACTTACGAGAGAAGTGGCAAGCTAAAAGACATAAAATGCTTGAAGATAAAATTGATGTAACTTCATTTTGGACCTGGTTAATTGACAGCTACCCCAAATCCGTATCAGTATTACAAGAAAACCCTGATTATCAAAATATTTTCAGCCAATCCTGGCTACAATGAAAAATAATGAAAAACTTTGTATTTTAACTAATGATGTTGAAACAACATCTATACTAAATCATAAACTTAGGGATAAGACTGGTGAGTATATATTGAAGCAAGGTATGCCACGATTACTTGAATTGTATGCTAAACATAATGTGAAAGCAACATTTTTCTTTACGGGATATATTGCAAAGCTTTATCCTGAAGTAGTAAAAATGGTTCAACCTTATGAGCACGAAATTGGTTCTCATGGTCTTACACACAGAGTTGATCAAGCATTTGATGTGCTTCCTTTAGAAAAGCAGATTGATCATTTAAAACAATCCAAAGCAATTCTTGAAGACATTAGTGGTGAAGAAGTGATTTCGTTTAGGGCGCCTGCTGCACGTATCAATTATAATATTCCACTAGCTTTGGAAGAAGCTGGGTATAAAATTGACAGTTCTGTTTCATCTCAGCGTTTAGACATGTTTTTTTCATTTGGTAGCCTCAAGAAGCTAAACTGGATCACTGCACCACGCAAACCATATTATACAGCTAATGACAATATTTTTAAAAAAGGAAATTCTTCGATACTAGAAATCCCAATTTCTGCATTTGGGTTTCCATACATTGGTACATTCATGCGGATTTTTCCTAGTTTGAATAGAATGACCAGAAATCTACTTTTCTTTGAAACAAAAATTAACAATAGACCATTTGTTTTTCTCACTCACCCTAATGAATTCATTGATGAGGAAACGGAAAATAGAGAAATTGAACGTAGAGGTGATAATTTTCTTTCATATTACCTTGGGGATGTGTTAAGGCATAGAATGAAGGTAAAAAACCTTGGTGAAAAAGCAATCCCAATATTTGAGCGGGAAATTGAATTTTTTGAACGAAACCAATTCAATTTTATTACCTGTAAACAGTTTTATGAACTAAAAAAACGGGTAACTAATCAGTCTCTTTAATGATCAGCGATCACGTTCAGCGTGGCAAACACATTTTACCCATTCTTGATAGATGTGTCGATAATGGATCTCAGGATGGCTAAGTTCTTAGCAGAACTAAGTGTTTTAATTGTCTGGGTATTTTTTTTGATTTTTAGAAAATAAATTTAAATTCGTAATCCATTATGCTTGAAAATATTCGTATGCCGAAAGAAATCCCATTTTTTGATCATAGGAATAGTTTAGTTGAATCTATTAAAAATTCATCCAGACATCGCGGTTATTCTTTTGCATATTTTGTATACCTGAAGATCAAGAATATTCTACTTTATAGAATGGCATATTTTTGTCCTTTGAACAGTTGGAGGATAAAGATGCATCGCTGGCGTGGTGTAAATATCGGAAAAAATGTATTTATAGACAAACAATGTAGTTTAGATAATGCCTATCCAGAATATATTTATATTGGTGATTTCGTTGGAGTAAATCAAGGTACTACAATTCTTACACATACGAATATTAGATCGCATTTCGATGGTGTAATAACTCCTATGGTAAAACCAGTAGTTATTAAAGATTATGCACTTATTGGGATAAATTCTACCTTATTACCGGGCGTTACTATTGGCAAATCATCAATAGTATCAGCTGGAGCTGTTGTCCACTCCAATGTAAAAGATTATACTCTTGTTCAAGGCAACCCGGCGAAAAAAATAATCCATTATGAACATATGCTAATTAATAAAAAATAATCATGACCATCTAAATAGTTACGACTTTTTTTAGTTAAACAAAACATATCAGGAATCGGAAGCGGGTTATTCATTGCGATTAACTTTGTTTTGGAGGTATGCTTGTTTTTAAAATCGAAACAAAATGTCTAAATTGGTGTTGTCCTAAAAAGGGTAAGGCTTCAAATCACTTTTCACATCAAGCATAAAATAAAACACTAAGTGAAATATAGTAGAAATTTCTTAAAAACATTAATTTTGTTGGCCTGAAAAAGAGGGAAGCTTAAATAAAGAAAGGATTAGAACATCTGATATTGGTGAAGAATTTGTGAAGTTTCTTTCAAGATATGGTATTAGATTCAATAAATTAGATTAATTAAAAATTTGTTATGGAGAAATTTGTTAGTAATTTAGAGGAAATTCTTGAATTAGATTTAGGAACAATAAAAGAAGATGATAACTTTAAAGAGTTTGAGGAGTGGGATTCTATTTCTTCACTTGCAGTTTTATCAATGATAAATGAAGAATATGATATAACAATCCCAAGAGCTGAATTCAATAATTTAATAACAGTAGGAGATTTATATAATTATATCCAATTAAAAAAAATAAAGAAAAATGAAGAATGAAGAAATCCAATTATTAGTATTTGAATGCATTAAAAGCTATCTTGAAGCTCATGAAATAGGACATGATATTAATGGTCATACTGCATTATTTGGATCAAATGCTATTTTTGATTCAATGGGTTTAGTAAATGTTATTATTGATATTGAATCAAAATTTTTAGATGAAGATATTGAAATCTCACTTACATCAGAAAAAGCTATGTCGAGAAGAAATAGCCCTTTCAGAACAATTTCCACTTTAGCGGAATTCATCGAAGAACAGATCAAAGAAGGGAAAACATATGAATAAAAAAGTAATGGTAATAACAGGATCAAGAAAAGGTATTGGAAGATATTTATCTGAATATTATCTTGCTAAAAATTTTATTGTAATCGGTTGTTCAAGGTCATACTCTAATTTAAAACACGAAAATTATGAACATTTCTGTTTGGATGTTTCCGATGAAAAAGCTGTAAAAAAAATGATTTCTGCAATCTCCAAAAAATATAGCAAGATAGATTATCTGATAAACAATGCTGGTATTGCATCTATGAATCATAGTTTACTTACTCCTCTTTCTGTTGTGGAAAAAGTATTTAAAACAAATGTTTTTGGTACTTTTGTTTTTTGCCGTGAAGCTGCTAAGATTATGTCGAAAAACAAATTTGGTAGAATTATTAATTTTGCAACTATAGCTACATCGCTAAAAATGGAGGGTGAATCTGTTTATGCTGCATCTAAAGCAGCAATCGAATCATTTACTAAAATTTTAGCAAAAGAATTTTCTATATATAATATTACAGTAAATGCAATTGGTCCTACACCAATTTATACTGATTTAATAAAAAATGTTCCAAAGGAAAAAATGGATTCTTTGTTAAATATGCAAACAATTAATAGATATGGAGAGTTTGAGGATATTTCCAATGTAATTGATTTCTTCATTTCTAATGAAAGTAATTTTATAACTGGACAGGTAATTTTTTTAGGTGGAGTTACTTAATGATGAGAAAGTTTATTAAGCAGATGTTGCAAAACCAAGCTTTGCAGAAAAAAATTGCTTTGGTAGACAATAATTGCCAATATACTTATCGTGATCTTCTACTAAAAGTAAACGATTATGAGAAACTTCTACTGAATAATGGAATTGAAAA comes from Bacteroidales bacterium and encodes:
- a CDS encoding glycosyltransferase family 4 protein, whose product is MKVLVIANYKKSIGGISGQVEVLLENFNNDKIKFNLFNTKASNFCRLLSPFKLLIKGLKYDIFHIHGCSFKGFFPIILGVIIGKVLNKKTIITYHGGGLQDFLDKHTRLIKYFLSKADIITVPSEFLQDILGKYSLNSILLPNVIREDNVEFKKRDIIRPYITVTRSLEAVYNIPLVIEAFMEIKKKYKNAKLCIIGDGSLKEKLKNKVKVLGIKDIEFVGKVKNSEIGKELNKSDIFINPTTKDSFSVSMFEAFACGLPVISTNVGAIPNYLIDGENGMLIDPGSVEQLISKIEYILGNQVDTQIIIANAYKALQKYTLRNLKNKYIEIYK
- a CDS encoding phenylacetate--CoA ligase family protein — translated: MQTWSKEDVFNWQNEKLHDLIHYAYNNTKYYKMIFDENRINPNDIKNIEDLKIIPTLTKKNVIDNYNRLIAKDISQIPHIMSSTGGSTGNPMKFLLDKSSWSFSKAHNIINWERTEYKYGDKYIALGSTSLFVNKSKSLKHELYYKLKNKIGLNGINMSNDICENYIELIKKKKIRYIYGYASAIYLLAKYVSENNFNIDISACFPTSEILTDLYRDTIEKAFNCQIINCYGANDGGITAFEVEKGFFEVGYNSIINLKDKNNTGSALLTDLLNYAMPLINYQLGDELQIDVEKNKTYSYNGQVINKVFGRISDVLRLENGVVLTGPGFTILFKDLPVEAYSIEKNGYNSLLCNIKKQTHYEKEHENLIISTLKKQAGKEAKISIKYLDEFELTKSGKKRYFIAN
- a CDS encoding DUF354 domain-containing protein; the encoded protein is MKILFHIAHPAQYHMFKYVIQNLIAKGHTIKITINTKDILEQLLIADGIQYENILPKHRKYNTKLSTLLTLIKKDIKILHTQIKGNYDLMVGTETALSHVGWLFRKPALIMDEDDVSVVSVAAKISFPFATHIVSPVTCNLGKWSRKKISYNGFQKTAYLHPEYFKPQEEIVSKVINKNERFFLIRVSGLSAYHDNGIKGFTEEIVRKIIEILTPHGKVLLSTERKLSEDLSQYLFKTEVNNIHHFLYYADFLIADSQSMCVEAAILGTPSIRFSDFVGKIGVLEELEHKYGLTFGIRVTQQDKLCEKVNDLLQIKNLREKWQAKRHKMLEDKIDVTSFWTWLIDSYPKSVSVLQENPDYQNIFSQSWLQ
- a CDS encoding polysaccharide deacetylase family protein; the protein is MKNNEKLCILTNDVETTSILNHKLRDKTGEYILKQGMPRLLELYAKHNVKATFFFTGYIAKLYPEVVKMVQPYEHEIGSHGLTHRVDQAFDVLPLEKQIDHLKQSKAILEDISGEEVISFRAPAARINYNIPLALEEAGYKIDSSVSSQRLDMFFSFGSLKKLNWITAPRKPYYTANDNIFKKGNSSILEIPISAFGFPYIGTFMRIFPSLNRMTRNLLFFETKINNRPFVFLTHPNEFIDEETENREIERRGDNFLSYYLGDVLRHRMKVKNLGEKAIPIFEREIEFFERNQFNFITCKQFYELKKRVTNQSL
- a CDS encoding acyltransferase translates to MPKEIPFFDHRNSLVESIKNSSRHRGYSFAYFVYLKIKNILLYRMAYFCPLNSWRIKMHRWRGVNIGKNVFIDKQCSLDNAYPEYIYIGDFVGVNQGTTILTHTNIRSHFDGVITPMVKPVVIKDYALIGINSTLLPGVTIGKSSIVSAGAVVHSNVKDYTLVQGNPAKKIIHYEHMLINKK
- a CDS encoding acyl carrier protein is translated as MEKFVSNLEEILELDLGTIKEDDNFKEFEEWDSISSLAVLSMINEEYDITIPRAEFNNLITVGDLYNYIQLKKIKKNEE
- a CDS encoding SDR family oxidoreductase encodes the protein MNKKVMVITGSRKGIGRYLSEYYLAKNFIVIGCSRSYSNLKHENYEHFCLDVSDEKAVKKMISAISKKYSKIDYLINNAGIASMNHSLLTPLSVVEKVFKTNVFGTFVFCREAAKIMSKNKFGRIINFATIATSLKMEGESVYAASKAAIESFTKILAKEFSIYNITVNAIGPTPIYTDLIKNVPKEKMDSLLNMQTINRYGEFEDISNVIDFFISNESNFITGQVIFLGGVT